The sequence GTGAGTCAAGGGATCTCTGCTGCTCAGGAGGAAGCTCCTGCTTCAATTTCTTGGTTTGTTACCTGATTATCAAACTTGATGTACCATTAACAGTGCTATCCTAAAGAGCAGTAACCCGAAATGATCAGCTCAAAATAACCTGCCAATTAACCATGACATAATTACACCAGTAAAATGAGAGTAAAGTCCTCAGAAGACAACAGAATCGAAACACAGCGTTTTAGCTGACTAAAGCTCTCATGGCACTTCTGTGGCACAGAGCTGAATTTCAGCTTGGAAGCTTTATAAAGACATCTTAtacacacagctaaacccaagCTAATAATGATCACccttaaaaagttattttgagtGGCAAAACTGGTGCTGAACATCCAGCAGGCACCACAGCCAGTCCAGCCCGGACACTGGGCTGATCCCGAAACAAAAAGCCACCACCTCTGCGTGAGGACAACAAGCCAGAGGGAATTAATTCTCACAGACATAACTCAGTTGCCAAAACAATTCAATGTACAGTTTCACACCACACCATTCTCACCGTTTTTCTTCAGATTTGAAGTCGAACTGCACAATTACTAAACTACAAATTGAGCAAGTTCTGTGATGTTACTGGTGACAATAAAACACAAGGCAACAAGGCTGGATCTGCTGACACTTACtttaaaccaattttttatACTCTCAGGTAAGAAGGGATTACTACATATATGCTTTTCTTCACATCTTAATGcagtattttgttattttatttttaagctcttCCTATGATCTCAGGAGATTGCACCAAACCTAGAactctaaaattattttttgactGTTCAGTATAACTTAAACTCTGTATTTGACAAAAAACATACATAATTTGCACTGCTGTCCTGtgtaatgggggaaaaaaataaagtggggggaaaaaactggAGCATCAACCTGTACTCAAAGAATTTTTGAGTTTGTGTGCAGGACTGGGACATGATACAAATTCAGCAGCTCATCCTACTCCTAAATAAAAGCAGTAACTCCACACAGTTCAACCCTGAACATGAAGAAGCATGTAAGAAACATCTTTCTTAGGAAATGATGGGTGAGAGGATTGCTTGGAAATACGGCACATGGAAAAATCAGCCCCTCATCTCACAGCTCAGGAGCTGGATGGCACAACAAAGTATCTGAAAGGTGACTTGGGAGAACTTTGTATCTCACCCTCTACTCTCAGCAGCATTAATGTTGCCAGCCAAAGCTGGATACATGACATGACAACTGCTGAAGCAGTACCCAGAAGGATTCAAAGGTTCAGTTTCTCTAGAGAACAGATTTTGCGTTTAAACATTGCTCATAAAGCATTTGAAGCCTGTGCTCAATGCCCTGCACTGAGAACAGAGAAACTGAAAGGGCAGATCAAatcctgggctgctccagacaGGATtctataaacattaaaaagtgaAACCTATTGACCTGCCAGCCCCAAATTGACTTCTCATCAGTGTAAAACACACCCAGGAAAGCTCAAATACCACAGCTCATGGGTTAGTGCCAGCTACAGAAACTTTGACACCAAGGTTTTCCACAGAACTCTCAACATCTCGACTTTGCTGGACAGACCAGATGTGACCACATATCCGCGCCATGGTAAATCCTGTGACAAGCATTTTCCCCACTCCCTAGAGCAGGaaatgaaaccaaaacaaatagaTTCTTCATGCAGAGGAGGACGTGACATACAGACAAccctcaaaatatttctgcagccCGCAAAGCTCAGCTGTTTGTGCCAACAGAAAGAACCCCAACAGACTAATTTCATCCTTGCTGTTGTTACAAATGAAGATGTGTTTGTTACTGGCTCTTCTTGAAAAGGACTGGAAGTGGAGGCAGTAGTTTACCAAGCTGCTTAAACCAGTCTGGTAGAAACACACCTACCTGTACAGGAAAATGAATCTCCTCCCAGTTTCCAGGAGCCTTGTTCACCTGTCAGCACTGATTTGAGGCGCGTGTGAGTGATTTAACAGTTTACACAGTTATTCTGCTACTCGGGAGCAAAACAAAGACAGCAGGAAGTGACTGCTGAGCCTCAGGAACTGCTTGCACTAAGGAATTCAGACACAGCCACTTTCTCAAGTGAGTGTGGAATTCCCAGCAGGGTATTCTGCTGCATTTTGGACTGCTACAGAGCAAAGCTAAAGCTTAAGTGTTCTAGATATTAAACTCTCCATATCCTTTCCCACAGAAGGGGAAAACTGGAAATCCCAGCGGAGAGGAAACTACTCTCTTCTATCCTTAAAAGCTGCCCTTAACACCTTCTGCTGTGGAAGGGGATCTCTGTTATACTACTTTCTTGCAAGTTTCCCAAAAGTTCTACTTTACAATAAAAGAGATACTTGACAATTTCACTGCTGGTTTTAAAAAGCTCCAGTAAAATTAAGCGTGGTAAACTTTGACTTGCTGATAATGCTAGTAAGTATCAAGAGGAATTACTCAGGCAGAATTTCCTACCTGTGTTCTCACCACACCTGTGCTCTCAGCTGCTTCAGCAGTAGCAACAGCAGAAATATTGCTGTAAATACCAATTTTATTCATAAGTGGCTGCTGAGCATGATCACTGATAAGTCACATAAGTTTTAAAGGGATATCTAGTAGCTGACAGGCTGCATATCAACTGCAGCAGCCGCTTTTCCAACCTTGTGCAGAACCCTCTGGCCTGGCCTCTCCCCAGGTACCAGGACGGGGTCTCCAGGGTCGTGTGGATGGCCACGGAGCCGGTGCCACCGCCCACACCGAGGGTTCGGGGAGACCaacccccagcagctccccggCGCTTCCCCCGCCTCCCTTCCCCCGATCCCGACCACCCTCCCGGCCCGGACAGGCGGATCCCTGTAGgggagccccatccctggaagtgtccacgGCTAGGCTAGACGGCGCTCTGAGCAACCCggtctactggaaggtgtccctgcccgagagagggggtggaaggagatgGTCTTCAAGGTCCCTCCCTGCCCAAGCCATTCCACGCTCCCTGCGGACGGCGCTTCCTGCCGGCTCTCACCTCCTCGCTCTCCCCGCGGGACCCGGCCGCCAGCCGGGACACGCTCTCCAGCACCTCGCAGAACTGCTCCAGGCTCACGGCCTCGTCGCCGCGGCTCAGCCGCTCCTCCAGCCATCGCACCAGCGCGCTGTGGTGCCGCGACACGAGCGGCTCGGGCAGGGCCGCCTCCCGCAGCCGCGCCGTGGCCTCCCGCAGCCgggcctgctccagcagcacctcggCCGGCGGCAGCGCCGGCACGGCCGCGCCGGGTTGGGGCGCGCCGGCCGCCCCCTCCATGCCCTCTTCggcaccctcctcctcctcctcgctgcTGTGGCTCACCGCCGTCCCCATGAGCCGCTCGGGAGCCCCTCGcagccggtgccggtgccggtgccgccgctcccgccggtccccgcccggcccggcccgccttAGTCAGCAACTTCCCGCCCGCCGCACCTGTCAGCGCGGGGCCGCCACACCGCCGTAAAGCGGCACCCGCGCCACACCGCCGCAAAGCGCCACACCGCCGCAAAGCGCCGCCCCGGTGCCGCAAAGCGCCGCCCCGCCAGCCGCCGTGGGCCCGACGGGGAGCGAGGGAGCGGCTGCGGAGGAACCGGCGGGGGCGGCTCCTCAGCGAGGACAGACTGCGGGACATGGGCCTGGCTGCGTGGAGAAGACGTAGAGGGGGTTTCATTAATTCATAGAAATATTTCCAAGGGGTGCCAAGAGGGCGGTGCCAAACTCTCTTCAGTGGTGCGCAGTGACCGGATAAAGAGTAACGGCCGTGAACACATTTCACCTCAACTCGAGAAAAACTTCTTTACGTgagtgtggcagagcactgggacCGACTTGCCCAGGGAGGGCATGGGAGTCTCCCTCTTTGGAGAGATTCCAAACCCACTCGGAccttcctgtgtcacctgctccaggtgacggTGCCTTGGCAGGGGTTTCGACCGGGTGATTTCCAGAGGGCACCAACAACCCtaacgattctgtgattctgagaagGTCTTTAGGAATGACATCATTAAGAAGAAACTTTTCCCTGTCAGGGTActgaggccctggcccaggttgcccagaggagctgtggctgccccatccctggaagtattcgaGGCcgggttggacggggcttggagcaacccggGATcgtggcaggtgtccctgcgcagggcaggggctggaaggaaggaaggaatgagcTTTATgggcccttccaacccgaaccgTTCCATGGCCGCTGCCACACTGCCGTAAAGTGCGCCCTCGGGCCGGCCATCCTGCGCACGCGGCGCCGGCCGTGGTTGGCCGCCACGCTGCCGTGCGGCGAGAAAACCGTCGTGCAAGCGTCGTGGTGTCGCGGCGCGATGTGGCGGGGCGCGGCCGCGggactgctgtgcctggccgcCGCCTGCCTCCTGCGCCACGGGTTCGAGCCCCGCGCCCGCCTGCTCAGCGCGGCGGAGCTGCGCCGCTaccggggggcaccgggcgagCCCGGGCTCTACCTCGCCCTGCTGGGACGGGTCTTCGATGTGGAGCGGGGCCGCAAGCACTATGGGCCCGGCGGCGCGTACAGCAGGCTCGCAGGTACCTCTggtggggcggggaggggctgGGTGTGGGCCTGGCATGGCGTGGCTGGGGAGGGGATCATCCCCGGGCTGgggtgtgtctgtctgtgtgtgtctgtgtgtgtgatggGGTCTCACCCCTGACTGGGGGGTTCACTCCGTGCCTGGCGGTCGCAGCCCcggctgggaggagggagggctcACCCCGTGTTTGGGGAGCCCACTCCATGGCTGGGGTCGCACCCCGGGCTGCGGGATTCACTCCATGCCTGGGGGCTCATTCCGTGGCCGGGAGGGTTCATCCCCTGGCTGTGGAATTCACTCTGTGACTGAGGAATTCACCCTGTGGCTGGGGGGGTCTCGCCACCCCCTGCCCCgcaggcagagatgccaccagAGCGTTTGCCAGCGGCGACTTCACCCCGGCGGGGCTGGTGGACAACGTGTCAGGGCTGTCGCCCCCGGAGCTGCTCTCCATCCACAGCTGGTTGAACTTCTACCGCGACAACTACGAGCCCGTGGGTGCGTGTCGCGGTGGGTGCGTGTCACGGGGCGGGCTCACACAAGGGCCACGCAGGTGGATGGTGGGAGGTCCAGGGCAAGTTTCACCTACAGGGTGCCACCACGGTAAGGGTctctcagctgtgcccagcgTCCTGAACCCTGTGGGgaccagctggagctgcagccacaccAGATCTTCGAGGTCTGCTTCCCTCCAAGGGAAAGTTTAATAGTTTTCCCATCTGGCTGTTGCCCTGCTTTGATTGTCTCTGCCGAGCAAAAAGCATGGAGCCAGCCAGAAATCACCAGGACTTGGGAGACTATaggagcagcagtgcagggaaacTGCTTTGGGGAAGGAGGTGCATGGGTGGGAAAGGCTTCTGGGTTGTGCAGCTGAAACAGTCTTTAGTTTGCAGATCTTTAATGAGTCTGTGCTTAAGCTTATCCTGCATGGATTTATTAATATGGGTAAATTGCTGTGTGCTCCATGGGGTTGAAGGGATGTAAGCTCAGTTGGGTTCTGAAATTGGGCCATGGTGAcatctccttttatttttgtctttaaataacaaattaaaaataaaaccccaccaGAATGATGCATTTTCCTTGCCTAGAAACACTGGTCTTAATTGATCTCCTCTCCCAGGGAAGCTGGTGGGCAGATTCTACGATGAAAATGGGGCACCGACAGAAGCCCTGAGGGAGGTTGAGGCTGCCATTGAGGAAGCTCTCAAATTCCAAGCAGAAACTgagcagaagaagcagcagttcCCACCCTGCAACTCTGAATGGAGCTCCACTAAAGGCACCCGGTTCTGGTGCTCCAGACAGAGGTAAACTTGTACCCTTTGGAGGAGAGCATTCCTGTCCTTTTTGGGTGCCCTGTGCTTTGTTCTTGCCTCTCCTGGCAGGAGGGGTGTGGGAAGCTgtcctggctcctgcagccactgcaCTCCATAGGTAGCTGAGGTCTGTGACCTGGCACAGTGTACAgtggtgctgccagggctggaatATGCCAGGCATGGACTCTGTCCCTGTCTAAATTCATAGGGTTGTTCAGGTGGGAAGAGCCCTCTGAGAccaccaagtccaaccattccctcagcactgccaaggccagcaCTAACCTGTGTctccaagggccacatccacacagcttttaaatccctgcGGGGATGAGGACTaccaccactgccctgagcagctgtgccagtgcctgaccaccctttccataaAGAcattttccccaatatccaacctaaacctcccctggcacaacttgaggctgtttcctcttaccctgtcccttgttccctgggagtaGAGTTTAACCTTCACCTGGCTCTAAACTCCTGTCatggagttgtagagagtgagaaggtcccccttgaacctccttttctccaggctgaacctcTTCTGTAACACTGGAATCAAAGAATTTGCCACATGTGCACGTGATCCTCCTGTTCTCAGCAAAACAGGACAGAATTCCCAGTAGGACTGGGATTCAAACAGGTTCTGTCACCTATCAGAAATACAAGCATTAACTTGCATTTTTCAGACAGTTTCACAGCCTGATACCACAACATTTTCACTTAAAGCACATAAAAATGAGGTTAAGCTTTGGATAGTCATTTCCTACTTACTTTCCTGTTAGTAGTTATCTCTCAGCTCAGGGACTATTTTGCTTGAAGGTGAAATCATTTCACAGACCGCACTGCAAAATGCTTGGGCTTCATGTCAgcccaccagcagcactgtgtACCCCAGGGCTCTGCTTGTCTGTGTGACTGAGCTTGGGGACAGCCTTGGGACCAGGTGTCATGTGGCAGTGACTTGTGTAAGAGGCTTAAAAGCTGCAGTGGTTGGGGAACAGGCAGGATTTGGCCCCCAGAGAGACACTTAGACATTAAGAGACATGATGAATTAGCTGGGGAAGTACTTTTTCTTTTGCCCCAGTTCTCAAAATCACTGTGTTTAGTCAAGGCACAGAAGGCCTAGAagagcctggtctagtggaaggtgtccctgcctatggcatggggtggactggatgatctttaaggtcccttccaacccaagcccctgtgattctgtgaagatgTGTGATCATCTGTGAGCAATTCAGTACCTCCAGAAAAGGCATTTTGCTGTGCTACAGAAGGCTGTGATTCCTTTTCCAGCAATGGATGCATGGAATGCAGAAGCTGGTCACTCTCAAAATGGCAGAGCCTGTAGCAGCAGTGATGAAACCAGGTTCAGGCCACAGGTTTCTGAAGCACAGCCAATAAGAAGGTTATCAGCTGTGGGAtggtggctgctgggagcaAAGTCTACCTCAGTGAGTGTATTGTTAGTTCAAGTTTTCCCATATTGTCTTAGTTGTTTTCTAAGGATTCTCTATTGACTGGAAGCATTTTCATGGGTTTgaattgtaatttattttcattttccattcctAGTGGGGGAGTGCACAGAGACTGGGCCGGAGTCCCTCGGAAGCTGTACCGCCCTGGCTCGCAGGGGAGtcgctgtgtgtgtgtgaggagcaCAGGTCCCCCCTGGGGCCAGCCAGACTCCTCCCAGCACAGCGACAGAGGGGACCTGGATAACCCTCACCTGGAGCAGTATGAGGGCTGCCATCCCCTGGCTGAGCAGTGTGTCCTCACGGGCTGATAGCAGGCGCTGCATTCCAGGGCAGGGAGAGTCCTGCGGTGAAACGTTGCACTTTGGgtgggcagctccagctccatcccttccACCTATCTGTGCAAAGGGAGCAATAACAATCTCATGGTATTTGTGATGCTTTTTAACGTATGGAGATGGAGTtgagagaaggggaaaacaCTTCAGCCAGGTTAGTGGCTAAAAATTCAAGTAACAGGATGCTTGCTTTATTTCTATGGTATTTTTACACCTGGCAACAAACTGTAAGATGCAGAGCCTGAATTGTATTTTAGAACTGCTTTCTTGTGCAGTCAGGAGATGGATGTTTGTGTGCACAGTGGTGGGACAATGTGCTGTGGTTTACGGCAGCGAGGTCAGtgagcacaggagctgctgcagcatcactgCCCACAGTTCATGCACAGTCCTCaggtcctgctgcagggcagtgctgaTGCTCCTTCTCAGGCACCTGACTCGCTCCAAAGAGTTTAAAGGTAGCAGGGAGAACCCTGAATTTCTTCTGCAATTAAGATACACAGTATCTAGGAACTTGTGCAGTTTAGTTATACACAAGCTTTATCAAACTCTTGGAGTAGAGAAGGCAAAGGCCAGAGCTGTATTTCCTCATTCAGTGTTTGCATTAGATACTGTGCCAAGATATTGAAGCCACCTGTGAGGATTGCTGTTTGATATTGACCTCGCCCTCCTGGTCTGCGATTCACCACTTTCAAACTGCTCTCATCAGGAATGAGTAGTTCTAAatagctttttttgttgttgctgcctgGGTGGCAACACAACCATCCTACTGTAATCTGGCTCCTGTTTCCATTCTGGTATAAGACTTGCTGCCATCTGGTCTGTGCCTATCAGATTATAACCTGAGCTGAATGTGCCCTCACAAGACCCAGCTCCTTTAAAATCCATATTTACTGTATCAGAGCTGGCAGAATTCAGCAATATGAGTGACTCCCAGAAATGCAGGGCAGATTATTACCATTTCTGGGTGGGGCtaaaagggaggaaggaataCCTGCACAGGGTTCAGGCACTACAAACCTCAAGCTGCAGGGAAGCAGTTGCTGGTTTTAATGGAATCTGCTGTTAAAATCAGTTTTGGTGTAGCCAAGCTTTGAGAGAGACACGCAGATCATGGTCCAGTGGTGGCACAGGTCCCTGCTGAGCTGTGGTCAGTTCTTCTCCTTAAGGCAGTTGTCACCTATGTATAAGCAGCTGGAAAGTGTATATAAACTGATTTTTAGCTACCATCACCTCCAAAGAGACGCCCAGAATCTAAGTGATTAGTTAGTTAATTGGCAAGTTTACACGAGGCACCATTCACTCCCTTGCAGTAGGACAGGTGACAGCACTTCTCACTGATAAAAGCTTAGAGGATGCTACAGCTGCCAGGGCCGAAGTCATACAGCAGTTTAAACGTACATGTTTGCACATGCTTGTTGTAACATTGCAGGGGggttgtggttttggttttggggttttttacctcATCATCATCCTGAAGAGAAGCTCTTCCAGACactgccctgctgtgccagctcttaGCACTCACAGGGAGAGTAGGATGTGTGGCAGAACCGAACCTCATTCCTGGGCTTGAGCCATCTTTGGGGGTGGAGTGAGCAACTCATTTCACACAATGCTGAAGATCAAGCTGTGTAAAAGGTGCAGGAAAGAGCTACAAAGCAGCACTTCACTGCCTCCACAACTTTGGCCTTGACCACATTTAAAAAGACATCACCACTTTAAATACAATTTCTTGTTAAAGTGGTGAAACCATCCCCCCAAATGATTGGCAAGTGCCTTTAAAAGAACTTTTAAGAGCTATTTAAAAGTTGCAGCAAATTCCAGACTATTAAATGCTGTAAGAAGTAGTTTGTGAGGGCAAACCAGTTCTAGTGAAGGTGGACCAGCTTGACCTTCTAAGCAAGTTTCATCTTGCTGTAATACTCAATCACTATGCAAATAGTGCTGAGGGGATGGTTTTGAGTGCAAGagctacacaaaaaaaatcaaattaactgCTGCAAaaaggcagggcaggaaggtgGTGGTTTAAGTTAAAGTTGGTTGAAAACCACAAATATTCCTGTTTAGTGTTTGAAAAtatgggggggggagggagggggagagtTTGTCTTGTACTAGGAATGAGATATCTATTAAAGCAAACAAGGAGACACCCTCACTGACCTGAAGTGCTCCAAGACTACTGTACTTGTAACTCCAattcagcagctcagctggatTCTCCCAAGGTGGAAAAGGGTGGGAAGAAAACAGTGACAGCTACAGAGGGCTCGGGTCACCACAGACAGTGCTCTAATAAAGCTTGCCATTCATCTGTACTTCAGTAAGTTTTATTAACAAAAGACTAATGCATCACAATCTCACCCAGAAGTCTTGGCTGGGTTTGCTGTTGCACTgaagctttccttttcctcaactgaagctgcaggagctctctgctctcccagcGGGCTGAGCTGCTTCCAGAACACAACTGAGTGCACCAAGTGTTAACAACTTGAACTGATGAACTCCATGAACCAGCTCTGGCCCATGGGGAGCTCGGATTTGTTTCACAAGACTAATTATAGGTAAGTCTAGTATAAGGCATTTGAGATGACTACATGGTACAAACTAGAACACCAGACCTTGACAGCCAAAAGAATAGTTGTAGCAGTTCCACAACATGAAAATGAATACCTGGACTCATTTCAGAACAAAGAATAAAGTTGTTATGTCCAGTTGGATGTTGGATCCCTGGTTTTCTTCATGGTCTGTAAGGATAGCTTGCAGAGGGGCAGCTGTCTCTACAGGAGCAGATACTTCCTTAGCAAGGTTTCACCTCACGATGCATCATCTAGTTCTGCATTTTATTACAAGTAGAATCATTACACAACAAAGTAATGCATattggaaaaatacatttttacaacGACTCCGGACAAACATTGCAGATAAAATGCCATTGTTCTAAGACTTCCTTTTCTACTTCACAGAGGGTATTAGAAGGTTCAGTTACTTCTGTCACTCATACAAGCTTTGATTTTTCTAAAGACAAGTTTGCTGCAGTGACCACCTCTGCTGGTTACAGAAAAAAGAGGACTTGCCTATTAACATTTGATCTACAAAACAATCCAGCCTTGGCCTCCCATACTGTTACATGTTAGTTTATGAGCAGTTGGACAAGCTGTTATCTCCAGCAAGGGAAGTCATTAAGGCATCTGTCAGCTTGTAGCCAGCAACTTACTCTGCTCTGTTACCTTCAACAGCAACATTCTCACTCCACTCAGTGGTGTGAAACAGTGACTGCAACTTTTACAGACACAAAATTTCAGCCAGACCACAGTTTGTGCTTGTGTAAGAGTGCTGGACCATGGAATTTGCTTGTGTAAGAGTGCTGGATGACTGCAATCAAAAGGAATCCAGTCTCAGAACAAAAAGCTACAGCATGAACCACCCAACCTCCCATGTGTCCCTGCTGAAGTGCCTGAAGCCTCGTGTGAcagcagcacttccagggacacAAACTGATTTTCCATTTAACCTTTTGTTCAGTGCTTGGCAGACGAGTCTCGAGTTAATAGATACCACTAAAAAACAGCAGGGGTAAGAGGGGTGGGGGGTTTGGTCACAACTGTGTTATGCTacagaaagggaagagcagtTTGTTTAGAGTTAGAAATGTGATGACCACCACTACATTACCAATTGCTTCATTCACATTTGTACCCTGTAGTGGAGCATTGCCAGCAAAACTCCCAAAAAAGTCTCAGTGGTCTGAGAGTTCAGACCAACACTAGGCAGAGTGTGTGAGGAACTGAGTCCCACCAGTTGTCTGGCGGGGTCAACTCCTCAGCTGAACTAGAAAAGAACTAACTTGGGTTTTGGTTCAAGTGAGCTTTTCCCCTTTAGCTCTGGCAGAAAGCTATTTAGAGTTAACTGGAAGGAAACTATCTCAAAGGCACTTTAAAAGGATCGAATTTGCTGAACTTAGTTGCTTTAAATTTAATGAACACCTCAGGCTGTACATTTAACAATAACCTTAACTTTCCTTTCAGACTTCAGTAAGAAAGCTGGGACAGTACAGGCTGTAAACAGCAAAGTGGGAGCACTACCAATGGTTTCCCAGATCTTTCCCAGAGTTTTACAGTTATAATCAATATCCTACTTTTCAGAAGACCAACTACCCAGCCTTAAACTTGCCATTCAGTTAAGCTGAATTTTCACCAGATCCACATTTTCCATCATTAAAAAACTTGCTTCATC is a genomic window of Corvus hawaiiensis isolate bCorHaw1 chromosome 20, bCorHaw1.pri.cur, whole genome shotgun sequence containing:
- the LOC125336237 gene encoding neuferricin produces the protein MWRGAAAGLLCLAAACLLRHGFEPRARLLSAAELRRYRGAPGEPGLYLALLGRVFDVERGRKHYGPGGAYSRLAGRDATRAFASGDFTPAGLVDNVSGLSPPELLSIHSWLNFYRDNYEPVGKLVGRFYDENGAPTEALREVEAAIEEALKFQAETEQKKQQFPPCNSEWSSTKGTRFWCSRQSGGVHRDWAGVPRKLYRPGSQGSRCVCVRSTGPPWGQPDSSQHSDRGDLDNPHLEQYEGCHPLAEQCVLTG